A segment of the Zingiber officinale cultivar Zhangliang chromosome 8B, Zo_v1.1, whole genome shotgun sequence genome:
atagttatggaaccaaccctaggtctagtggtcaagcaaaaaatacaagggaagttatccctaagagtatttttgcaacaaatgtgactaagacttctaagaagtttaagaaagtcacaaagaaggttacaagggaagcaatctctagagttgacctagaaaaaatgaccaagacttctaagaaaccaaacaaggtcactaggaaggtatctagggaagttatccttagtgagtacctagagcatccaaggagcaccaataggtgttgggttcctaggagcattttctctacccaataaatgggttagagagtgtcaactccgattagaagggtagttaacccaactttgaggaaattgacactcaaggagcattttcaaggttttgttaacctttgaaaatgaaatggaattattatttactcctggaaagagtaaaatgtgcctaatggtggaagaattgattttaatcttaaatgacgcatattgggaaattcataagaactaccaagttgggattttggtatgttcttaggaaatttaaggcgatcCGAGTCTTAATTTAAAGGTGccactcttgtggaaaaatgaaatagaccaacatttgaggatatgcttattttcaattggcatgcattaatcaagggaattagaaatgtcaatttaggctttggcattttcttgaagcactttagggcaatctaggtttaagttgtaagtttagctaagatcttaaggatacttagatagttaatctaggtatattttatttatgctaaatcttgccatgattgtttgcctatcatatgccatgacatcatgtctatttttttttgcattcatgttttattatgcaaaatccaaaaataccatgtcatgacattcatacatcatgtagttataggaatttttcttttgaaagttattttattttgatgtatgccataacattatcatgcattagtttaattccttgtaattaaggacaaatgacatttaacaacacttattaacaagtgacatcctaggtggatgtctaatatctttaaaatgcctagatagatatgcatgatccctagattagggcaaaaccaaaatctacatctcacaaagactataaggtgacttgtatgtgctttagtgcacattagatacaagtgagatgttaggatgatgaacaaagctcaagatgttgattgagtgcattcttttgagtttttagattcatcaaaacacatagttatgtgttttcccatcattgggaaagctaatgtacaagtcatgtgcattatgcccaaggaacatgatgggatattggttttgaaaatgtttttaaaatgcttttggaaaaccatggtgaaggctatcttttgatagtaatcaccattgaatagttagacacaaacttgaagaaaacgctaaagttttagcaagttttcaagcttgtgtcaatctttgaaaatatgatgtattttcatagaaaactatttttccatgattaagtatgccctaaataatgtctacacgaaattttatgatttttggatttttgtagaattttctaggggtttctgaagttgactgaaatggaatttcagcaactatcagagcttcgatcgatccatggatcgattggagtgcctgaatcgatccgtggatcgattcagaaggcaagtctcccgcgagcagaagctcgctggatcgatcgatctagtctgaatcgatcagtggatcgattcagaaaggttcaatcgattggaactcaactccaatcgatccaagttgctgattttggctgggaaggcctgatttcagcatctttgaacctctttgagtctaggtaaccattccaaacccctaaaatacatttgtatacatacaaagggtgttttcatgtgaaaacaaggatggattggttaaggaaagcttcattgaagtttaggttgaggtttgtttcaaattttgagtatttgaacctcaaaacttctaaatctgggtttcctaaaggtttagggattccaagtcattgttggtgcaatgacagaagtttaccaccatgtctttagggggagggactctttaaagacatgaaaaatttatttttcatgaacctttgaaggtggttaaccttctttaaagaaaatgctcatgtatgagcttttgaacttgaaatggggagtggatatcctcattatttcaagtgggaactcaagtggttagaaaatgctcaaggttgggtatttgtctacattgagggagaagttaaggataaatgaagggtatgagaccttcattatcgtgttgatcacaacgagcgatgttgtgaacaacgttgagcaactcttcagggggagaatcGTCAACAAacggatttgttgatgtgtacccaaaattggggcaagggttgatgtgtgcccaaagatgggttgatgtgtagaaatagggggagaatgaaaggacctgtgaatgagtgtaagttaggctttcattacctagagggagtgtgccctcttagggggagaatgaagagcttaatttatgtgttcattacctagtggcatgaagattgaggctataggattagcctaacttacatgtggtattgtatgtgttattgtggtattgtcaaacatcaaaaagggggagattgttggtgcaacatccctcaggtcaaggttgacctggttgaccaagctgagtcttggtttgagtttagatgtttgacaataggaaattgattgaagaagagtcaagtaggtcaaggttgaccggatacttgactgggaagtcctaactgggatgttaggtagaatggaagtcctggtgagtgaagccaggcagatggaaaaccctagtgagtgaagctaggtgaaagtcctggtgagtgaagccaggtgaaagccctagtgagtgaagctaggcagattgaaaatcctagtgagtgaagctaggtgaaagtcctggtgagtgaagccaggtgaaagccctagtgagtgaagctaggtgaaagtccgggtgagtgaagccaggcaagggaaaatcctcaaatcaaggatgatcggacatctggtgttgggaagtccaagtaggtcaaaggattgactggatacttggcacgaggaaatacagataggtcaaagagattgaccagacatctgatggaagtccaagtaggtcaagggagtgaccagatacttggcatgaatagaaaagtccaagtgggtcaaagggattgaccagacacttggtgggaagtcctagcaggtcaaaggagtgaccagatgctaggcatggtgtaccaacaggtcaaggttgaccggatgttggtttgagaggcttggaacttggttttgggcaaaaaccaagtgttggatcgatcgatggatcgatccaggcctttctagccagagagcctccggatcgatccgtggatcgatccggatgtcccaatcgatcggtgaatcgatcgcggctgcttcgcgcgataagcgccggatcgatccgtggatcgatctgcaTTTCGAGCACGcaggcgccggatcgatccgtggattgatccaagcctcccgatcgattgggaacattcgaatcgatcgggatccaaccgttaggcgtcgataaaggccgcagcgcGATTCCTttggcatctcttctccgattcactccagatctctcgccctCCACaagactcacaaagctcagatcgccagttcttgaaggatcttggaagttctccaagtcaagaggcggatcaaagccaagaagagaagctagggttagggtttatactcattgtaagcttgtatttcttgtatcctttccctctcttcttgtattgagtcttgtagggcttctccgcccttggtagttaccataaaggagagttttatttagtggagggtgtgtgtgttggtgtggatccttggattagtcacctcttgtgaggtggataccaagtaaaccaaccgtgttagcgttgcgtgattgtttctttgtatttccgctgcacatctttgaagaaacaagcaacgccgagcaacgagcgaacgcgacgagctattcaccccccctctagctacttttggtcctaacatatagctctaatataactcaaacccggccgatcgacgCGGGAGTCTCTGACTttgagcccgtggctctaatataatataatctcaGTCGATCGATTCGGGAGTCTTCGATATTGAGCCCgcgactctaatataatataatctcggtcgatcggcacgggagtcttcgacattgagctcgCGGCTCTATTATAATATAATCTcaaccgatcggcacgggagtcttcgacattgagcctgcggctttaatataatataatcccgaCCGCTCGACACGGGAGTTTTCAACATTGAGCCCGTGACTCTACTATAATATAATCCCGACCGATCGACatgggagtcttcgacattgagctcgtgactctaatataatataattccggtcgatcgacacgggagtcttcgacattgagcccgcgACTCTAACATAATATAATCCCGGCCGACCGACACAGGAGTTTTCGACATTGAGCCCGCAACTCTACTATAATATAATCCTGGCCGATCGGTACGGGAGTCATTGATATTGAGCCCGCGGCTCTACTATAATATAATCCCAGCCGaccggcacgggagtcttcgacattgagctcgCGACTCTACTATAATATAATCTCGGCCGATTGGCAcaggagtcttcgacattgagcccgcAGTTCTACTATAATATAATCCCGGTCGATCGGCAaaggagtcttcgacattgagcttgtggctctaatataatataatcccggtcgatcggcacgggagtcttcgacattgagcccgcagctctaatataatataatccagGCCGATCGGCACATGAGTCTTCTACATTGAGCTCgcggctctaatataatataatcctggccgatcgacacgggagtcttcgacattgagccggcaactctaatataatataatcccggTCGATCGGCATGGTAGTCTTCAACATTGAGTCCGcgattctaatataatataatcccggcCGACCAGCCCGCGACCAACATCAGCACGGTAGTCCTTCTCCCGCTGCCTCGTTTTGCTTGGCGAACCAGCTTTCTGTCGATCCTGCTTTCTACTTTTTCCGGCGATTTCCGTGGTCAAACCTTCCGCCTTTGTTTTTCGATGATGGTCAGTTCCTCGCAGCCAGCCGACCTCGCTCCCGACCCATGGTACACCACAATGGAGACTCAATTTGACGCACATGATGCGGCGAGCCTGATTAATGCCTTTGACATCCCTTCTAATTATGAAATAGTTTTAGCTTCGCCTTCAGACCGGCCACACAACCCGCGGCGCGACACAATATGCTTTTTTCGTGATCAATTCGTGACCGGTGTGCAGTTCCCCATTCATCCATTTATTAtcgaagtttgcaactttttttGCCTTCCGCTCGCCCAGCTTGTCCCCAACTCTTTCCGCCTTTTGTGCGGTATTGTGGTATTGTTCACagtccacaacattccccttagGCCCAAGATAttccattatttctattaccccaagcaatccgagaTGGGCACCTTTCTCTTCCAGTCCCGGATCGGCCTAGTCTTCTTTGCTAAGATGCccacctccaataaacattggaaagactACTTTTACATAAGGTTCCCCGAGCTACCGTCTTTCcgaaccaagtggcaggtcggactCCCAAACCCTCCCGAGCTGAAGAGATACAAGACTCAGCCAGAGTACCTCCATGAGGCCAATATGCTAGTCGgcctgaagctcgacatcaataAGTTGTTACCGGAGGGGGTGCTGTACATGTTCGGGTTGAGTCCGACCCGAACATATCTCCCGGGCGGCATAGGTGAGAAATTCCCTTGGGCTTTTTTCCTTTGGGTCTAATTGTTTTTCCCTCCTTTTTCTTGCAGTTAACACAATGATGAAGTCGGTGGCACTCGGCCTACTGAAACTTAAGGCTGCCGAGGCCGAGGCAGCTGCTGCTAAGGAGATGGAGAGGCTCGGGCTCacgccggtcggctctcacgagggcgAGGACGAAGAGGCTCAAACTGTTGCTGGAGAATCCGTGCGCAGACCACCACTACTGAGGCTGCGGGAGAGACTGCTCCAACTGGCGTGCAACCCGTCATTCAGTCCGAGGGAACCGAGTCCTCTGGTAAAGGAGTTCCTATGAACAGGCGCAAACGACGCCGAGCGGGCACACCCACCCGTTTGGCCACATCGGCGGTGCGAGTGTCCGAGGAGACGGGCGTTCCTCCAATTGCTCCTGATACCGTGGAGGCCATATCCTCCGATCGGACGCCTTCGCAGTGCGACCTCCCATCTGATCCGGTCGCCGTTTAGCCGATCAGCATCTTGCCCCCCGCGCGCAAGAAGATTTTTCGATCAACGATCCACTCTACTCCGACCGGCCCCTCCTTTGGCCCGGCGATATTTGTTTCGTCAACCCAAAGCGGTCGGCGATCAATAAAGGCGACTTTGCACCTCCCGACAGAGGAGCTTTTGGCGGCTGCCGATCAGCCGACTTCTCCTGAACATCAGATAATTATCCGGGGGTCGTTGGCCAAGATTTGGGAGGAAGCCGGAGCTCGGGTTGCGACTATGCCCCCGGGGCTGCTCGGCAATAGTCACCTATCCCACGCCACAAGGGTAAGTTTTATACAACCCGACTTATTTTAGCTTTACCGTCGCTCAATGTCTGACACTTCCCCGCTCAACTGCAGTACTGGATGGAGAGCGTGGTGGTAACCAACCACCTAGCGATGTTGGAGGAGGAGCTTAAAAAGCTCAACATTTCTGGTGGAGCTCCTTCTCAGGGTACCACATATGCTGAGCTGCAGGCGAACTTGGCTAAGACCAGAAGTTATTGGAGGATGAGCGGAGGAACTCCTCCGGCCTGTAGACCATGGTGGGTCGGCTCGAGACCCAGGTCAAGTCGTATGACCAGAAGATCGATCTGACCACCACCAGGAAGAATAGGGTCGTCGTCGACCTGGAGGCGAAGAACGTGGAGGCCCGAGCCTTGGAGCAAAGGGTCAAGGAGTTGGCGGACCTGCTAACCGCTGAGAAGACTGGTTGCTCGGCAGATGTTACTACTCTTCGGGAGGAATTGAAGACTTTGCAAGATAACCTCGACGCCTCTCGCCTGGCTatgaaagaatatcaagatgtcgAGCCGAGTAGTTTCGCTACCATGAGGCAAAACTATATCCGCTCGGACGGTTTTGTTAGCAAGACATGCAAGCGGCTCATCAACGCGTTCGAGCTGGCCCTTACTGCGACAGTCAACCATTTGAAAGCTAAAGGCCAACTCCCTGAGGACGCGACCATCCCCACTGCGGATCACGCCGGGCTCCTCACCACTATCCCTGATGAGATCTTTGATTACTTGGAGTGAGGAGTGATTCTGTAGGATTTTGGATGTATGCTGGCCGCTCTACGACCTCTAACTAAGTATTAATGAAATGTTTCTCATATTTCTGCGTTTGTTGATTTTGCTGCCCATATTTAATCGTGTAGACCTGAGCAGGCTACTGGAATTTCGCGTACCGCTATATTTGTAAGGGTTGCCTCTCAACCCTGGGGATGTCGTTCGACTCCAACCTTGTATTTTCGAGCGGGATTTTTATAGTTGCCGCGTCGACtttagggtttaacgtcgtcgttcgacggtcttccgagctggatttttatagtcgtcgcGTCAACTCTATAGAGTTtagcgtcgccgctcgacggtcttcaaggcggggtttttatagtcgccgcttcgactctaaggtttaacatcgccgctcgacggtcttcaaggcgggatttttatagtcgccgcgttgactctagggtttaacgtcgccgctcgacggtcttcaagacggggtttttatagttgtcgctccgactctagggtttaacgtcgccgctcaatggtcttcaatgcggggtttttatagccgccgctccgactctagggtttaacgttgccgctcgacggtcttcaaggcggggtttttatagtcaccgctccgactctagggtttaacgtcgtcgctcgacgatcttaaaggcggggtttttatagtcaccgctccgactctagggtttaacgtcgccgctcgacgggcTTCAAGgcgggttggccgctcggcaATAACTTTGTAAACCTTTGCTTTAGTTTTTAATCCTGCAGCTAAAGGACGCAGAAAACAAAGATTACATGATATtagttacatcagcgcacctttcactcagctcggtacggctggagatggtttgcaCTCCATGGACACTCTAGCCTCCGCCCGTCCTCTCCTTCTAGGTAATAAGCACTCGACCAGAGCTTTCCCACGACCTTGAAAGGTCCAGCCCAAGGAGCCTACAGCTTGGTGACATCCCCGACCAGTTTCACCTTTTTCCATACGAAGTCGTCAACCTGAAAAGATCTAGGTATTACCCGCCTGTTGTAGTTCTGGCGCATCCTCTGTCGGTAAGCCGTCAGCCGGACGATTGCTTTGGCGCGTGCTTCGTCCACTAAGTCCAGCTCCAGGAGTCTCCGCCCGACGTTCTCTTCGTTGTATTGCTGTAGACGATCGGATTCGATTCCAACTTCAACAGGGACGACCGCTTCGCCTCCATAGACCAAGTGAAACGGTGTCACTCCCgtcccctcctttggggtcgtgcggattgcCCATAGCACGTCCGGAAGCTCGTCCGCCCAGCTGCCCccgacgtggtcgagccgaactcgaagaattcgtagaatttcccgattggcgacttcagcttgcccgttgctctggggatacgccacggaagtgaaggccTGCTGAATCCCGTAGCCTTCGCACCATTCTCTGAGATGTTGTCCGACAAACTGTCTCCCATTATCGGAGACGAGCTGACTCGAAATTCCGAACCGGCatatgatgtgctgccagatgaatttctgaaccatctgctcggttattcttgcGATCAGCTCAGCCTCGACCtatttggagaagtaatctactgcgaCGAGTAGGAACTTTAGTTGGCCAGTCGTCATGGGGAAGGtccccactatatccatgccccactgatcgaacgagCAAGATACTGTGGACGTTGTCATCTCTTTTGTGGGTCGGTGTGAG
Coding sequences within it:
- the LOC122013674 gene encoding uncharacterized protein LOC122013674, whose product is MGDSLSDNISENGAKATGFSRPSLPWLRLDHVGGSWADELPDVLWAIRTTPKEGTGVTPFHLVYGGEAVVPVEVGIESDRLQQYNEENVGRRLLELDLVDEARAKAIVRLTAYRQRMRQNYNRRVIPRSFQVDDFVWKKVKLVGDVTKL